The Stigmatella aurantiaca DW4/3-1 genome contains the following window.
CCCGGCCCGAGAAGCGCAGCGCGGCCATTCGCTTGGCCGCCACGGCTTCGAGGCGGATTCGGGCATCCAAGGGGACGGGCAGGGATTCCAGCGTGAACTCGGAAGGCATCACGAACGTCATGCGCCACGCCGCGCCCCGGCGCTGCATCGACACCGGTGCGGTCATCGCGAGAGAGTGCTCTCCCAGGTTGCCCCCGAAGAGATACCCCGCGAGCCGGTGAAAGCCTTCCTGGAGGCTCGTGGAGAAAGCCCCCTCCACGTGGGTTGCCGCCACGGCCATGGAGGCGTATTGCCGCAACTCCACGCCGTCCCGTTCTCCCAGGGACTCGTAGGCGGGCTGCTCGGCCGCTCGCTCGGAGAGCATTCGTTTGCCTGCCCAGGCCAGGACCCCCGCGAGGGCGGCCCCTGTGCCGAAGGCCAAGGCTTGCCGCTGTCTGTTCATGAGAGAGGGATAAGGATGGCCTCTTCCTGGGACCAGGGGCTGGCTCCGATGGCTGCCTGCTTCCAAGGGACTCCCCGTCCCGCAAAAAAAGAGGCTGCCCATGCTGGATGGGCAGCCTCGGTGCTGATCAACGGGCAGGTCTTGACTTACCAGTTGTTGCCGGCGCCGCTGGTGGTGAAGCCACCGCCGCTCTGGTTGATGAACTTCGCCGTGGGCGCGTTGTTCACCGTCACGTTGTTGAAGCTGGCGTTGCCCCGTGCCGTGGACAGGATCTGCACGCCGTAGTTGGTCGGGTTGTTGATGGTGATGTTCTCGAAGGCGACGTTGGTGAAGACGCCTCCGTTGCTCTGGATGCTGATGCCCTGGTAGGTCGGATCCACGATGTCGACGTTCTTGATCGTGATGCCGTTGGTCGGGTTCTGATCGGCGCGCAGCCAGATCGACCCGAACTGCTGGCCGTTCCAGTAGGTGCCGCCCGTGCGGACCAGCGTCAGACCGTCGATCGTCACCGACTCCATCGGGTAGGGGTTGAACTCGGAGCTGACGGTCAGGCCCGGGTAGGTCATCACATCGTAGGCGATGCTGTTCTCGATCCGGTTGCCACGGCCGCCGTAGACGGCGTAGGCAGCGGCGCGCCAGACGAGCTGCACGGTGCAGTTGCGGATGACGTTGTTGATGTTCGGCTGCGGATAGAGGTCGGTCGCGGACCAGATGGCGAAGGCGTCGTCACCCGTGTTCCGGGCGTGCGAGTTTTCGATCACGCTGTCCTTGTTGCCGTTGCAGAGGTTGATGCCGTCCGCGCCGGTGTTGCGGATGCGCACGTTGGTGAACCGCAGGTTGGTGGACTCGGACGGACCGCCGACCCAGTAGCCGCAGTGGACGTGTTCGATCCACATGTTCTCGATGACGGTGTTCTTGAAGGCCGAGTTGACCCAGGCCTTGCCGCCCTGGGTGCGCAGACCGTCGGTGTTGCCGAAGATGGCGAAGTCCCGGAACTTCGAGTCGTCACCGGTGATGATGAAGCCCGTCTGGCCCCAGCCCGCGTCCTCCGCCAGGCTGGCGCAGTACAGCCGCGTGTGCCACAGGCCCGCGCCCTGGATGGTGACGCCCTTGACCTGGATCTTGTTGGTCTGGTCGTAGACGCCCGGCGGCAGGTAGACGCCGGAGAACCGGCCAGCCTGCACGGCCCAGATGGCCTGGCTGATGGCGTTGTCGTCCGGCCGGCCGTCGTTGGGGATGGCCGGCTCCCAGCCGTTGCCCGCCTGCGTGACGTCGACGTAACCGGCCGGCTTGGCGATGGGGGCCGCGACCAGCTCCAGGTCGATGAAGTCGATGGCGTAGTACGGGGAGGTGTCGCCCGAGTCCTTCTGCAGACGCACGGTGGCGCCCGCGGGGATGGTGGTGTTCAGCAGCTTGTTGGACTCGTCGTAGATGCGGCGCGGAGGACCGGCCGAGGGGTTGTTGTACTGGGTGGCGTCGTCACCGTAGATCCAGGCCTCCTTGGAGGAGAGGTTCAGGGTGCCCAGCTTGCTGCCGTTGACGTAGAGGCTCAGCGTCGCCTGGATGCCGCCACCGCCGGCCGCGTCGGGCATGCTGTTGCGCACGACAATGGCGTTGGCCGCGGCCACCGTGGTCCACTCCACGTACTCGCCCGTCGCGTCGAGCACGACCGCCTTGCGGCCCGAGGCCTCACCGGCGATGGTGCCCAGCTGGCGGCTCGGGCCCTGGACGGTGCCGTTGGTGCGCCCGTTCTCGGCCTCGTACTCGATCCAGGGCACGTTGGCGCCACGGCCGACGTACTGGCTGGTGGTCAGGGTGTTGTTGCTCTCCACGGCCTCGTTGATGGCGTTGGCGGGGTCCGCCGTCGCGACGAAGGTGTGGTTGCCATTGACGGCCGTCCACGTCCCGCTGAAGGTGACGGCGGCGGAGGCGCCCGCGGCCAGGAACGAGGGGGTGGCACCGGTCAGCGTCGTCGTGCCATCAATGACGAGCCTGAGCGCCACGGAGTTGCCGGTCGTCGGATCCAGGCCCTGGTTGGCCACGGTCACCGTGAAGCGCACGGCGGTGCCGGCCGACGGGGTGGTGGGCGTCCAGGAGATGGACTGAATCACGAGGTCCGGGCCCGGGCTCTGCGAGACCGTGAGGTTCTTGGTGAAGCTGTTGTTGTTGTCGCTGAACTCGGCAATGGTGTTGTCCGGGTCCACGATGGCGGTGACGGGGTAGGTGCCGAAGGCGGTGGACCAGGTGGAGTTGGCCGTCAGGGTGGTGCTCGCACCGGCCGCCAGGGACGTGGAGGCGGGCAGCGTCGAGACGGCGACTTCCTGGCCGGCCACGCGGAAGGACACCTTGTGGACGCCGCTGGGGCTCGCCGCGGTGCCGGAGTTCGTCACGACGGCCTTGAAGGTGATGGCCTCGCCCTGCTGGGGCGGGGTGTGCGCCGAGGTCCACTGGATGTCGGCCACGCTCAGGTCCGGCTTCTTGGCCGTCGTGGCGGCCAGGGCCAGCGCGTCCAGGTTGATGTTCGCGCCGTCACCGGAGTCGTACTGGTAGGTGATCTGGTTGGCGCCGGCGTTCAGGTACGCCACCTCGGTCTTGTTGGCCCAGGTGTCCCAGTTGCCGGTGGTGGGCAGGGCGCTCTGGCCCAGCTTGGTGCCGTTCACATAGTAGGAGATGTTGGAGTCCGCGAAGCCGTTGCCATAGCGCAGGCTCAGGTCATACCAGCCGGCGCTCGCCACGGAGACGTTGAACCGGGTGCTGGCGCCCTGGGCCCAGTAGCCCTCCACGAAGCCCGAGCCGGTGTAGCCGGTGTGGTTGGTGGTGACGGAAGCTCCGCCGCTCAGGGTGGCGGCCTCCGCCTCGTACCGGCTGCCGCCCGAGGAGACGGGCACATAGGTGGCGGAAATGGTCGTGGCCGCTGCGGTCGTCCGGTAAGTGGTGGAGGCCGCGTTGACGTTGCCGAAGTTCGCCGCCACGCCGCCCGTCCAGGCGTTGAAGACCTGGCCCGCGGGAGGAGCCGCGGCCGCGATGTTCACCACGGTGTTGGCCGCGTACGCGCCGCTGCCCGTGCCGTTGTTGACGGTCAGCGCGTAGGTGGCCGTGCCACCCGACGGCTTGCCGAGGACCTGGAACTCCGCGACCTGGGCGCCCGTGGAGCCGCTGTTCGAGGCGAACTGGAGCCGCACCTCGCTCACGGTGGCCGTGACGGGGATCGTCACTTGGTTGCCGGTGGCGGGGTTGAAGGTGTAGGTGGTTGCGCCGACCAGCGTGGAGAAGGTGCTGGTGCTCGCGTTGTGGCCCAGCACGGTGAGGTTCTGGGTGCGGGTGGCCCAAATGCTGTCCGGGTTGAGCTGCAGCACGATCGAGCTGATGTCGTGGTTGCTGCCCAGGTTGACCGTCAGGGTATTGGGATAGGCGTTGGGGGCACCCTCCCAATATGTGGTCCGGCTGCCGTCATTCGCATTCGTGGCGTAATAGACCTGGGTATATGAGGACGCCGTGATGGACTTGCCCTGCGCGACGTTGGGGTCAACGGCCGCGGTCACGACGCCCATCTCTTGAGGCGTTTGCGGTTGGGTCTCGCAAGCGCTGAACATCACCTGGGACATGAGCAGCGCAACGGTGCCGCCTGTCCTGCTCCAGTGGGGATTGCTTCTGAGTTTCACTCGGGCCTCCTCGGGGGATGCAACGGTTCAGCGGACAGAGGCGTTAGTCAGTTAAATCGGGTCACGGGCTTTTTTTTCGTGTGTCCAAGTTCTCGGGTAGAGCCTGTCTTTGACGGAAAGCGTCATTTGGCCAACACCCGTGACGCGCCGTGTCGGGCTTTCCATGAGGCCGCGGGGAGCACGGAGGGTGGGTGTAGCCTGTGCGCCGATGACCGTGACGCAGCTGGACATAGCGGGGTAC
Protein-coding sequences here:
- a CDS encoding SOUL family heme-binding protein, coding for MLSERAAEQPAYESLGERDGVELRQYASMAVAATHVEGAFSTSLQEGFHRLAGYLFGGNLGEHSLAMTAPVSMQRRGAAWRMTFVMPSEFTLESLPVPLDARIRLEAVAAKRMAALRFSGRASEEAVKAWTAELMDRLHRQRLHAVGEPILAQYHSPFMPPFLRRNEILVEVRLAAVH
- a CDS encoding CARDB domain-containing protein, with the protein product MKLRSNPHWSRTGGTVALLMSQVMFSACETQPQTPQEMGVVTAAVDPNVAQGKSITASSYTQVYYATNANDGSRTTYWEGAPNAYPNTLTVNLGSNHDISSIVLQLNPDSIWATRTQNLTVLGHNASTSTFSTLVGATTYTFNPATGNQVTIPVTATVSEVRLQFASNSGSTGAQVAEFQVLGKPSGGTATYALTVNNGTGSGAYAANTVVNIAAAAPPAGQVFNAWTGGVAANFGNVNAASTTYRTTAAATTISATYVPVSSGGSRYEAEAATLSGGASVTTNHTGYTGSGFVEGYWAQGASTRFNVSVASAGWYDLSLRYGNGFADSNISYYVNGTKLGQSALPTTGNWDTWANKTEVAYLNAGANQITYQYDSGDGANINLDALALAATTAKKPDLSVADIQWTSAHTPPQQGEAITFKAVVTNSGTAASPSGVHKVSFRVAGQEVAVSTLPASTSLAAGASTTLTANSTWSTAFGTYPVTAIVDPDNTIAEFSDNNNSFTKNLTVSQSPGPDLVIQSISWTPTTPSAGTAVRFTVTVANQGLDPTTGNSVALRLVIDGTTTLTGATPSFLAAGASAAVTFSGTWTAVNGNHTFVATADPANAINEAVESNNTLTTSQYVGRGANVPWIEYEAENGRTNGTVQGPSRQLGTIAGEASGRKAVVLDATGEYVEWTTVAAANAIVVRNSMPDAAGGGGIQATLSLYVNGSKLGTLNLSSKEAWIYGDDATQYNNPSAGPPRRIYDESNKLLNTTIPAGATVRLQKDSGDTSPYYAIDFIDLELVAAPIAKPAGYVDVTQAGNGWEPAIPNDGRPDDNAISQAIWAVQAGRFSGVYLPPGVYDQTNKIQVKGVTIQGAGLWHTRLYCASLAEDAGWGQTGFIITGDDSKFRDFAIFGNTDGLRTQGGKAWVNSAFKNTVIENMWIEHVHCGYWVGGPSESTNLRFTNVRIRNTGADGINLCNGNKDSVIENSHARNTGDDAFAIWSATDLYPQPNINNVIRNCTVQLVWRAAAYAVYGGRGNRIENSIAYDVMTYPGLTVSSEFNPYPMESVTIDGLTLVRTGGTYWNGQQFGSIWLRADQNPTNGITIKNVDIVDPTYQGISIQSNGGVFTNVAFENITINNPTNYGVQILSTARGNASFNNVTVNNAPTAKFINQSGGGFTTSGAGNNW